The genomic window AATTATCCTAGTTGCTTTATCTACACCGTCAATAGTTAACGACTTGTCTACAACTACCAATTCATCAAAAGTATGCGCCGATGGCTGAAGTGTATTTCCAGCACTTGCGTATTCTACCGCCAAATTAAGTGTGGCATAATTTGTATTGTTGGTACTATTGAAAACATATTGCGCATCATTAAAGTAAGTGTTTGCAGCAAATTCATCCCTAGTATCTACCGTATTTGTAGAAAAGGTATTGTTCTCAACGATGATTGCACTAGAAAAAGGCGAATTACCCCTGTTGAAGTAATTACTTCCAGAAGCTACCTGATCAGCATCTCCATTGTTATTCTTCATGTAGTTTGATGAGTTACCGGCCTGCCTTTGAACACCTACGTCACAATTACTGATGGTATTGTTTTTTATCGTCATCCTTACGCCTTCGGCAACCACCCCATAACCCTCTCCAATTGCATCTGGTTGCTCAAAACCAGAAATCGTATTTCCTTTTACTACCACGCCAGACGGCACATCAATATATCCAGCCGGATTTCCAGAAGTAAAAGACCTTCTAAAAATAGCAATGCCAGCTATATCTCGGCGCTCTAAAAGCGGGCCGCTGGTAATGTCATCAACTCTAGTAATCACATTATCTTTCACAATAATACTGCCGTCGGCAGCTTCATCATCTATACCACTACCTGCTGGGTTTTTGATTTCGATACCATATCTTTTTGCGATGGTAATGTTATTGTTGGCAATGATATTTGGGCCGGCGCCACCTTTCATACCCAAAACACCAATAGCACTATCGCTACCAATTGAAGCAGCAATTAAGGTGTTATTAGAGATATTTACGCCAGAAGAAGTTCCATCGTTTAAGTCAATACCGCAACAAGCGGTAAATAGCACATAGTTATTGGCAATAGTAACCCCAGCTTTGTAGTTATCCCAAATGGCAATACCTCTTGCAGATGCGCCTGGACCATTATTCTGTACCGCACAACCTGTTATGGCAACATTGGTAACATTTCCAGATACAAATATTCCTCCTCTACCGGTAGCACCTGTACAGTTTCCGTTTACCTGTAAATCTTGAAGAATTAAATTACTTGAGTTTGCTGGAGCAAAAAAACCCTCCATGCTATGACCAAGAATGGCAATGCCCAATATAGCAACATTGGTTCTCGCTCCACTTAACTGAATACCTCTTGAGCCAACACCGCCAGAAATAATGGTATGAGATGCTGCGATAGGTACATCGGGCTCCAAATTCCCTTTAGCACCAGAACCTGCACCCTGTAGCGTAATGTTATCTTTAGCAATGGTAACATTTTCTGCGTAATTACCTGGGTCTATAAAAACGGTTTGCCCGCTAGCTGCAGCATCTACTCCAGCTTGTATGGTTTTTTTAGGATTACCCGAAGTACCGTTATTAGTGTCATCTCCCGATGGAGACACATATATCTGCGCCATACTTGCAGAAGAGCACAACAGCAAAACAGCCAACAAAACTAACCGCATTTGTTTAGTAAACGCAGATTGCACTGCAAATAACAGACTAACAAATAGCATAGGTAGTGCTTTGTGTAGAGTTTTTTTCATAACTGAATTTGGTTTTAAAGAACTTATACTCCAAAAAGGAGTATATAAATATATAAACTTTTATAATAAAAAAGCAATAACTACGTTTTTATATCTTCTTAAAATTAATAGGTTAGCTAATATCCGTAAAATATATTACCATCATCAGCCCAGTATACAAACATATCTACATGGTATACAAAAGCCTTTCAAGGGTTTAGCAAATAAAAAACTAGATTTTTAGCTAGTGCAATATAGCTAGTCACAATTAATTTGATATACCTAGATGTTGGTATTTAACGTGAGTTCGGGATAAGAAAATTATGCTATTTGCTAGCGATAGCGCTTCAAATCTTCGTTCAGCTAATTTTCGGTCTCTTATTTTTCGGGACGCACCAATAAGCCAAGGCACTTTCTTTGAAAGAAACCTGCGTAGCAAGCATGAAGACAATAAAAACAAAAAACTATACTGAATAAATAAGCAACCGAGAGTTTTTGTTACTTTTTGCGGTCAAAAAGTAAGAGCCCAGCGGCGGCGAGCTTAAAAATACGTTCAATGCAAATTTCTCAAGAATTGTAAAGACACTTAACCCAAACTCACATTATTTATGTTTTCATAGCATAGGTTTTAAAATTAAGAACCAATGCTTTGTTAAGCGATAAAATTAAAGCCCTATATTTGCATCCTTAACTACTTATTATGCTTAAAGGATTTTTTAATGTTCCCGCCCCAGTTAACGAGCCCATTTATGGTTATGCCCCTGGAAGTAAGGAAAGAGAACTACTAAAAGCGGCTTTAGCCGAAGGGAGATCTAAGGTAATTGATATCCCGATGTATATTGGAAATGAACAAGTTTTTACCGAAGACAAAGGTAAAGTTACCCCACCACACGACCATAAGCATTTATTGGCCACCTACAGTAAAGGCACCAAAACCCATGTAAGCCAAGCCATAGATGCTGCTTTAGCGGCAAAAGCAAACTGGGAAAGTTTAGCTTGGGAACAAAGAGCCGCAATTTTCTTAAAAGCTGCAGATCTTATTGCTGGCCCTTACAGATATAAACTAAATGCGGCCACCATGCTTGGCCAAAGCAAAAACGCTTATCAAGCAGAAATTGACTCTGCTTGCGAGCTGATAGATTTTTTGCGTTTTAACGTGAGTTACATGACGGAAATCTACAAGCAACAACCTCCTGTTTCTCCAAGAGGTAGCTGGAACAGAGTAGAGCAACGACCATTAGAAGGTTTTGTATTTGCACTAACGCCTTTCAACTTTACTGCAATTGCTGGAAACTTGCCTTCTTGCGTAGCCATGATGGGCAACGTAGTAGTTTGGAAACCTGCTGATACGCAAATTTATGCAGCAAACGTAATTATGCAAATTTTTAAGGAGGCTGGCTTACCTAATGGCGTAATTAACTTAATTTATGGTAACGGACCAGATATTGGTGATGTCATATTCTCACATGCTGATTTTGCTGGCATCCATTTTACTGGCTCTACTGGCGTATTTCAAGATATATGGAAAACCATTGGAAACAATATACACAAGTACAAAACCTACCCTCGCATTGTTGGCGAAACTGGTGGTAAAGATTTTATCTTGGTGCACGGTTCTGCAGATGCGCAAGTTTCTAGCACAGCAATTTTAAGAGGGGCTTTTGAATATCAAGGGCAAAAATGCTCGGCTGCTTCTAGGGTGTATATTGCCAAAAGCAAATGGGCAGAAATTAAAGAATTGTTGCTGAGAGATCTGGCAACTTTAAAAATGGGTCCTACCGAAGATTTTAGCAATTTTATCAATGCCGTAATCGACGAAAAATCTTTTGATAAGTTGGCAAAATACATTGATCAAGCTAAAAAAGATAAAGGGGTAGAAATTATTGCTGGCGGAAACTACGACAAGAGCAAAGGTTATTTTATTGAACCTACGGTTTTAGTAGTTGACGACCCGAAATACACCACCATGAGCGAAGAACTTTTTGGACCTGTATTAACGGTATACATTTATGAGGATAAAGACTTTGATGAAACTTTGGAAATTATAGACAACACCTCTATTTATGCGCTAACTGGAGCTGTAATTGCTCAAGACCGTTACGCATTAGATAAAGCGACTACCCGTTTACGCAATGCTGCTGGTAATTTTTACATTAACGATAAATGTACTGGTGCTGTGGTTGGCCAACAGCCTTTTGGCGGCGCCAGAGGTAGCGGTACTAACGATAAGGCTGGATCAATGATTAATTTATTACGTTGGGTTTCTCCTCGTACCATTAAAGAAACTTTCGATCCACCAAAAGATTACACTTATCCGTTTTTAGCAAACGACTAATTAGGATAGCTTAAATAAAGGAAGACGCCATAACGGCGTCTTTTTTTGCCATAAAAAAGAGGATGCCCAAACGCTAGGCACCCTCTTCAACATTATATACTACTAAACCAAACAACTATGCAATATCCATTTTAAACAAAGGAGAAACATTTGCTGCGCTTGATGCACTAACTTTTAAATCTTTGATTAATCCGGTTTTTAAACTATAAACCCAAGCATGTACGGCCAATTCTTGTCCGTTAGCCCAAGCATTTTGTACAATCGAAGTTTACTCATTACGTTCTTAGCCCCATGAATAGCATTTAATTCTACCATTCTGTTAAATTTTTGCTGAGGGTCTTCAATAGCTGCAACTTCTTGCTCGTTGGCATGGTAAACATCCTTAATATTTCTTAGCCAGTTATCAATTAAACCAACCTGCTTATTGCCCATAGCCGCATTTACACCTCCGCAGCCATAATGGCCGCATACAATAACGTGCTTAACTTTCAACACATTTACCGAATAATCTAGCACACTTAACAAGCTCATATCGGTATGTGTTACCACGTTGGCAATGTTACGGTGTACAAAAATATCGCCAGGCATGGTATTGGTAATCTGGTTAGCTGGCACACGGCTATCAGAACAGCCAATCCATAAAATTGGTGGGGTTTGACCTGCAGCCAGCTCATCAAAAAATGCGGGATCTACTTTTAATGTTTCAGCAACCCACGTTTTGTTCCCATCTAATAAACTTTCGTAAGTGATTTTATCTTGATATGATGACATATTATTTTATCACAAAACGCTATAACCAGCTTACCACACCAGTTTCTACATTGTAGTTAGCACCTACTATTTTAATTTTCCCATCTTTTTCCATTTGGCTTAAGGTGGTACTTTGCTTGCGAATATCTGCTATGGTTTGCTTTACATTGTGCACATTCAGCCTTTCCAACAAATCATCATTTTTAGAAGAACGTTCTTCTCCCTCTTTAATAATCTCCTCTATAATTGGATTAAAATGGTCTACTAAATGAGTAAGGTTGTCCATTCCCATTCCTCTAATTGCAGCAGCATCTAGTCCACCTTTTAAAGCACCGCATTTAGAGTGCCCCAAAACAACAACCAGTTTAGAGCCAGCAACATTACAACCAAATTCCATAGAGCCCAAAATATCTTGGTTTGCAAAATTTCCGGCTATTCTTACGCTAAAAATATCCCCTAAACCTTGGTCAAAAATCAACTCTGCAGAAGTACGACTGTCGATACAGCTCAATATCACGGCAAATGGCCATTGCCCAGCACGGGTGTCATTTACTTGTGCCAATAAATCTCTGTTGGCTTTCAAATTTTGTACAAACCTATCATTACCTTCTTTTAGTATCTGTAGCGCTTTTTCAGGGGTAATAGTAGCCTGAGTTTCTGAGGTATGTGCTTTCATTATCTTTTTTTAATTTTGTTCAACAATTTTTATATTAACTTTTGGTACCGAGTAACTTTTTTTGATATGCTCTAAGGTAACTATAATACCTTTGGTATAAGCATTATGCTTAAAATTATGAATTGCCTCTAACACATCTGGATCTATGTATCTAGAGCCCGAGCCATCAATAATTACATTCGTTTCATTAGGAATATCCATCAATAACACCTGAATAGAAGCTTTGTTTAAGAACGATACTTCTTCGGCAAGCTTAATGCGGATGTTCTTTTTGTTTCCTTCTTCTTGTACTCGGTAAAAGAAGGGGTTGCGCATATTGGTTCTTAATAGATAGAAAATAGATACAGCCATACCAATACCAACTCCTTTTAATAAATCTATGCCTACTACACCAACAATGGTAACCACAAACGGTATAAACTGATCCCAACCTTT from Pedobacter sp. SL55 includes these protein-coding regions:
- a CDS encoding carbonic anhydrase, whose product is MKAHTSETQATITPEKALQILKEGNDRFVQNLKANRDLLAQVNDTRAGQWPFAVILSCIDSRTSAELIFDQGLGDIFSVRIAGNFANQDILGSMEFGCNVAGSKLVVVLGHSKCGALKGGLDAAAIRGMGMDNLTHLVDHFNPIIEEIIKEGEERSSKNDDLLERLNVHNVKQTIADIRKQSTTLSQMEKDGKIKIVGANYNVETGVVSWL
- a CDS encoding carbonic anhydrase — translated: MSSYQDKITYESLLDGNKTWVAETLKVDPAFFDELAAGQTPPILWIGCSDSRVPANQITNTMPGDIFVHRNIANVVTHTDMSLLSVLDYSVNVLKVKHVIVCGHYGCGGVNAAMGNKQVGLIDNWLRNIKDVYHANEQEVAAIEDPQQKFNRMVELNAIHGAKNVMSKLRLYKMLGLTDKNWPYMLGFIV
- the pruA gene encoding L-glutamate gamma-semialdehyde dehydrogenase; translated protein: MLKGFFNVPAPVNEPIYGYAPGSKERELLKAALAEGRSKVIDIPMYIGNEQVFTEDKGKVTPPHDHKHLLATYSKGTKTHVSQAIDAALAAKANWESLAWEQRAAIFLKAADLIAGPYRYKLNAATMLGQSKNAYQAEIDSACELIDFLRFNVSYMTEIYKQQPPVSPRGSWNRVEQRPLEGFVFALTPFNFTAIAGNLPSCVAMMGNVVVWKPADTQIYAANVIMQIFKEAGLPNGVINLIYGNGPDIGDVIFSHADFAGIHFTGSTGVFQDIWKTIGNNIHKYKTYPRIVGETGGKDFILVHGSADAQVSSTAILRGAFEYQGQKCSAASRVYIAKSKWAEIKELLLRDLATLKMGPTEDFSNFINAVIDEKSFDKLAKYIDQAKKDKGVEIIAGGNYDKSKGYFIEPTVLVVDDPKYTTMSEELFGPVLTVYIYEDKDFDETLEIIDNTSIYALTGAVIAQDRYALDKATTRLRNAAGNFYINDKCTGAVVGQQPFGGARGSGTNDKAGSMINLLRWVSPRTIKETFDPPKDYTYPFLAND